One window from the genome of Glycine soja cultivar W05 chromosome 12, ASM419377v2, whole genome shotgun sequence encodes:
- the LOC114380273 gene encoding serine carboxypeptidase-like 51: MEKKVPFFFSILLFIALLFHGGKVLALNCQDGSEEWGYVQVRPKAHMFWWLYKSPYRVEDPSKPWPIVLWLQGGPGASGVGIGNFEEIGPLDRSLKPRNSTWLRKADLLFVDNPVGTGYSFVEDKKLFVKTDDEAATDLTTLLIELFSGDEKLQKSPLFIVAESYGGKFAVTAGLSALKAIEDGKLKLRLGGVALGDSWISPEDFVFSWGPLLKDLSRLDDNGLQKSNSIAERIKQQIEDGKFVEATDSWGELENVIATSSNNVDFYNLLEDAGGDDIAAMELGSYEKLSMEKYSRYLTSMRSRSSSPGGDDDLDKLLNGVIKKKLKIIPENVTWGGQSGDVFNYLAGDFMRPRINEVDELLTKGVNVTVYNGQVDLICSTKGTEAWVHKLKWEGLKIFLAKDRTPLYCGSDKSTTKGFVKSYKNLYFYWILKAGHFVPTDQPCVALDMVGAITQSPAT, from the exons aTGGAGAAAAAggtccccttttttttctccattCTCTTATTCATTGCTCTGCTATTTCATGGAGGAAAGGTGTTAGCTTTGAATTGCCAAGACGGATCAGAGGAATGGGGATACGTTCAAGTCAGACCCA AAGCGCACATGTTTTGGTGGCTTTATAAAAGTCCATATAGAGTGGAAGATCCTTCTAAGCCGTGGCCAATTGTTCTCTGGTTGCAAGGAGGACCT GGTGCTTCAGGAGTTGGGATTGGAAATTTTGAGGAGATTGGGCCTTTGGACAGAAGCTTGAAGCCGCGGAATTCCACATGGTTGAGAAAAGCAGATCTCTTGTTTGTG GACAATCCAGTTGGAACCGGGTACAGTTTTGTGGAGGATAAGAAACTCTTTGTGAAAACAGATGATGAGGCAGCCACCGACTTGACTACATTGTTGATTGAATTATTCAGTGGGGATGAGAAACTGCAAAAGAGTCCTCTGTTCATTGTGGCAGAGTCATATGGTGGCAAATTTGCTGTCACTGCTGGGTTATCTGCTCTGAAAGCTATAGAAGATGGGAAATTGAAGCTTAGACTTGGAG GTGTGGCATTAGGAGACAGTTGGATCTCCCCTGAAGATTTTGTG TTCTCATGGGGTCCTCTCCTTAAAGACCTCTCACGACTTGACGATAATGGACTGCAAAAATCAAACAG TATAGCTGAGAGGATCAAGCAGCAAATTGAGGACGGTAAATTTGTTGAAGCCACCGACTCATGGGGTGAACTTGAGAATGTGATTGCTACCAGCAGCAACAATGTG GACTTCTACAATTTATTGGAGGATGCGGGAGGTGATGACATAGCAGCAATGGAGTTAGGGTCATATGAGAAATTATCAATGGAGAAGTACTCCAGATATCTTACTTCCATGAGGTCAAGGTCATCATCTCCTGGTGGTGATGATGATCTTGACAAGTTACTAAACGGTGtcataaagaaaaagttaaagatCATCCCTGAGAATGTCAC ATGGGGAGGGCAGTCTGGTGATGTTTTCAACTATCTTGCAGGTGATTTTATGAGACCAAGAATTAACGAg GTTGATGAACTGCTGACAAAAGGGGTCAATGTTACTGTGTACAATGGACAA GTCGATCTGATTTGTTCAACCAAGGGGACTGAAGCTTGGGTTCATAAACTAAA GTGGGAAGGGCTTAAAATTTTCTTGGCGAAAGATAGAACACCTCTCTACTGCGGAAGTGACAAATCTACAACCAAAGGCTTTGTTAAGTCATATAAAAACCTATACTTCTATTGGATCCTCAAAGCTGGCCATTTT GTACCCACTGATCAGCCATGCGTGGCACTAGACATGGTGGGTGCAATTACACAGTCACCAGCTACTTGA